The genomic window aattaaaaatatctgtatattaatattttgtatagactagttatatattaatcaaaaattgGGAATCCTAgactatttttgtttcatcaacTGGACCTGGTACTGGATCAAACGTTGCTGCAAACTAAAATGACAAAgcccaaaaatcaaaacatactCTCGGTTAGGGATTAGATCAGACCGGACGGTTTCCTACCTTTTCAAACGCTGTCGTTTTGAACTATAGAGTACCACAAACCAACGACGCCGTTTCACTTGGCACTATTTATTTCTtctgtagttttttttcttctcatacatatatcaatcaatcaaGATCACCACCACAAGGCAAAATCTAAACTCTCTCTGCAAAATTTCTGCTAACTTCTTCCTCCCATTTTCTTGCCATGGAAATCGATTCCGCCACCAACGGAAACTCTGACACCGTCATGACGGAATCCGCCGCTACGATCACTCCGTCGCCGGTCGTCGTCTCGTCTTCGAGATCGAATCAATTTACGGAATCTCTCAAGCTTGAGCACCAGCTCCTCCGCGTTCCTTTCGAGCATTACAAGAAGACGATCCGTACCAATCACCGTTCTTTCGAGAAAGAGGTCTCAACCATTGTTAACGGCGTCGGAGAATTGGCTGATTCCGATTGGTCTAAAGACGATACCGTTTCGCGTCTTACTTGCCTTGTTACTCGATTACAAGGCCTCAAACGAAAGGTTGATTTTTCCGTCTCTCTCCCTCTGTGATCGGTGTTTTAAATTATGTAGACGAAACTGAATCAATTAATTTAGCGATTAAAGTTTCTGATTTTGCTAAATGATATCCACTTATCTGTAAAAAATTTGATCTTCGATGTTGAAGATCAAAGTAAAGTATCTGTCTTTGGCAATTATGTCTCACTAGACATTGGATCTCGATGAATTCAATGTAGTGGTGGAGTTGGTTCATTGGAACTTCCCATCTGACTATTTGCATTgtcttctaaatttttatcatttggGATAGTTTCTATATCTTCTGGAGTAACATCACATGGATATGGCCTGGCTTAcgtatttttttggttttgtatctcAGTTGGAAGAAGGGAGCAATGTGGAGAATTTGCAAGCCCAGAGATGTCGTGCTCGCATCGATCATTTGGATTCAGTAGATGTGGAAAATATTACTGAATGGAATAATACCAAACTGAAACGGATTCTTGTAGACTACATGCTGCGGATGTCATATTTCGAGACTGCTACAAAGCTTTCGGAAAGCAGCAATATTATGGTTTCTCTCATCCTCTTGACACTCATTATATCACACTATTATGCTATATTGCTGTCTTGGTTAATATATCAGAACATATTCTTTGCTGTTTCGTTTTTACAAGCAGTGAAACagatttgttgatttgtaCTGCATCTCTATGAAATGCTAATTATAAATATCTCATCTTTTCAGGACCTTGTCGACATTGACATATTTCGAGAAGCTAAGAAGGTGATTGATGCCCTTAAAAATAGGGAGGTAGCTTCTGCATTGACATGGTGTGCTGATAACAAAACGCGGTTGAAAAAGTCAAAGGTACGTGCTCTATGTACTCTCATGGTTAAGttttactttcattttttatgaACTCCATGTGGTTTGGCTAAAGTATCCAATTTTTTACCAGAACTCTATGTATAATTGTTCATtgctaattatatattttccttttcataaCAGAGCAAATTTGAGTTCCAACTAAGGCTGCAAGAATTCATCGAGTTGGTACGAGTTGATACAGCTGAGAGCTACAAAAAAGCAATCCAGTATGCTCGAAAGCATCTGGCATCATGGGGAACAACCCATATGAAAGAATTGCAGCATGTTCTGGCCACTTTGGCTTTTAAAAGTACCACAGAATGCTCAAAATATAAGGTGaagttttccttcttttgattatataaCTGTTGAAAATTGACGCTTCAACTTGTATCTTTTCCTAATGATTGATTTTGTCTGAAATGGCCCAAAAACGTGGATATAGATTTCACTGTTTCTTTCATACACCAGGCTGCTTCAGTAATCTTTTTCGTCTTTGTTTATTGCCGAATTAGTTGTGTTACTTTCAACTCTTGTCGAATCTTAATTGATCATTGCATGTATTTAGGCTAATCAACTAAcagatatgtttttcttttttctcaggTTTTGTTTGAACTACGACAGTGGGATGTTTTAGTTGATCAGTTTAAACAAGAATTTTGCAAGTTATATGGCATGACGATGGAACCCTTATTGAACATCTACTTACAGGCAGGCTTGTCTGCGCTGAAAACTCCGTAACGATCAAACTCTAtcaaaattgatgtttttgattGTCTATTTTCTGCATCTGATAAAGGGGCAGAAAGTAAGTTTTCGAAATGACACCCTAATGTGATTCTTACTGGTGGGTTGCGTTTGTACCTTGATATGACTCAGATATGGTTTAGAAGAAGGTTGTACCAAAGAGGACCCTCTCTCACAAGAGAACTTTCGGAAGCTAGCTTTGCCTTTACCGTTCTCCAAGCAGCACCATTCAAAgcttgtttgctatatttctAAGGAGCTAATGGACACAGAGAACCCACCACAGGTGCTGCCCAATGGCTACGTCTACAGCACCAAGGTTTGATTCTGTTCTTGTACAACTTCAgcttctctgttctttttctctttttagaATCTTTTTCTATTAGCTTGATCAGTTACATCAGTCTATCCTATACagttcaaaaaatttaaagttgggttactttttttatttatttgatggGTAAATGAACTTGCAGGCTCTCAAGGAAATGGCGGAAAAGAATGGAGGTAAAATAACATGTCCAAGGACAGGGCTTGTCTGCAACTACACGGAGTTAGTTAAGGCATATATATCATGAACCCATATGCTCATAATCCTCACTTTGGTCACCTTTTCAATGGATGACTGGGAGGACAGTATTAAGGCcaaagaaactgaaatttcCAACTTTCTCCATTACTCTTTGTGAATATGCACTTGCAGATAAAACTTTGCATCACTTTAGAAACAGCTCGTTCCTTTGTATATCAAGCCATTTCTTCATTTCAGTCTTATGACAATTTTCTAGTCAACATGGTTTTAGTGGAAACATGTTTGGCTGCTTTGCTctgatatttttattcatgtttttcttcttatccACTAGTAGTTTCTGTATAAATCAACCGGCAAAGTACACTTTATTGTCCCACTACCATTTCACAAACCACAGTTCCGATTCTACTATCAGTTTCCTCACTTGAGGTGTATAATTTGGTTCTGTCTGGTTTCATCTATTTGGATACCATCCTGATTCAACATGTTCatcatttctcttttgtttgttggcTTCGGAAATGGAACGAGGTATAATTCCGGATTAAGAAATAGAGTAACACTAATCTTTTTATTCACTCCAATATCTCAATTTATTGGTATATTGCTATCGTAGAGACTGTAAAATCGATTACATTGTCTCTGAAAGCAAGGTTGTGCAATAATGATTGAGCCATTCAGCTGCAGATCTCAGTACACGAAGCTCACCGTATAGGAGATCTCTTGCCATCTGCCTTCTAACAGCAAATCTTTGTGATACAAAATAGCATTCTTCCATTTCCTGCAAAGGCACCCACCAATAAACGTTTTTCAAAACCTACATTGTCAGTCATTGTGTGGAAATTAGTTGAGTAAAGCGTTCTATAGTACCTTGATGCAAACACTATGATCCTCAATCAATCTGTTGATGTGAGACAAGAGGATCTTATGTGCCTCCAACTCTCTGTTCCCGTCTTTAAAAGGAAGCCGAGCTAGTCGGCCATCATTTTGTGCAGCTTCTTTTGACAAATCATTTAGCTCTGAGAATCAACTATACTGTTAATACTTTTGGAATTAGCCTCGCAAGATGATAAAAGAGAGTGACTAATTTGATTTGAGCACCTTGGGGAATGATACAACAGAGAACACGAGCAAATGCACGGAGAGATTGTGGAATGCCTTTTCCTTTCCCTATAGCAGATTTCACTTCCCTGAGAGATCACCAAAAGTACACTTAGATACACATGTAAAAAGCACTGTTACTGAAACCAATTCTAAAGAAGTAGGTTCATTGGTATTTTCCTATCCACTGTTCACATCACTCTTAACTGCTTTCTTACTATCTCCCATGTTTCCATTCTTTGAGTACGGATATTGATATGTAAGCAGTTAAGAACTTGTAATGGCTTGGTAACATTCTAAAGCTAAACTTTAATACCTACTTGATTGTGAAAGTATCACAAGAAGAGTGAAAGATATTGATATCTTTGACAGTTCGAGTGTGATGTGTCTGGAGAAGTCCCAGCTTCATGTTGCGAAGAGGATCATCATTCGGTACATCCATTTGGATTTGAACCTATAAGTCACCGCAGCAGTATCAGTTTGATACTAATCCTTAGATAATGACTGTGTGAAGTTTCAACATCCCATTCAGTCAATTAAATGACAATCAAGTTCAAGGTTGGTGAGTAGCATCTTCAATCCAACATCTATAGATCAATGTTGTTACGGCTACGGTCATGAtattagaaaacaaacctCGTCATGAATGTTGTAAGGAAAGGTAAATCCAAAATCTAACATGAGTGTAGCATTTGAGAATTCCCCATACTTGATGAATACCTACACAGAGATATTTGGTAAGCTTCAACAAGCCCATGAGTTTTAACCAGTCACTGAGATCGACctcaacaaaaataacattctTATAGAATCTAGTgattattaaaagaaataagtaATGCATCCTCTGAGAAGTGAATCTCATCGTGTTATAATCTTACCTCATCACCAGGACTGTAGTTGCGATCTGCAGTGACCTGCaaagttgaaaacttgaaatcaAAATGTACTGGCTTGTTTCAGTCTGTGTTGCAAGCCTTTAGAGTCAAGAGAAAGTAATACGGAATAAAAAACCATGCATTTTACTAGATCGATGTACCACATATTTAACAATAAGATTATGCTGATGTCGATTCACTCTAGTTGATGTATGGAATATGAGATATGGAGGTTAGATTGTATATCAAGTAGATGTGCACAAACCCTTGACGAAGAGAACACAGAATATTAAATAACAGGAATGGAAGTAAACCTCTGATAGTTGATTGTCTTCATCCCTCAAAACGATTGATGCAGAAAGCCCATCATGGTTCATGAAGTCTGCAAACGGAATCTGTTATATCGTTAGAACATCTATCGTACCAGAATTCACCATAAGTAATCTGGAAAGATGCCAGAGCTAAATTGAAAGCAATACCAGTGATATGCGTTTTGAGTTTTCCCACGCACGAGATCCCACTGTCCAGCAACAAGTTATCCAGATTGAGTAAGAACAACACAATGCATAAAACCTCCCTTATGAGAGATTGTACATGGTTGAGTAACACCAGAAACAGATATAGAGCCAAATGAATACTTGTGAAGTAACTTTCTCACCTAAAGCATATGCATACATGAAATCTTCCAAATCTGGGCGTTCAGTTACTATGGGACAATGTTGTTTGAATGCCTAAGAATCACCAAAAAGTGATTTTAGAACTCTTATTCACtaagatgaaaaataaattcgaCACATGGAAATACATCTACCAAACATACACATATGACATATGTATACTACGTACTTGGTTAGCTTGACATAGGACATAATCATAGTAGCCTTCGTAATATGCTAAGACTTGTTATGAACTGGAGTATAAaacttgaagaagataattcaaaatttaaaccGTAAATAATTTTTCAGCGGTATATACACAGGTAATATAGCACCTTGATAGACCCAACTCGGTTTCTCAATCAAAAGGTCTGATATCACCACGAGACCAAACAGACAAGACAAATAAGTTTTGTAACTATTTAGTCTATATGTGTGTGCCTGTCTTATGGGTTCATACACTATTCTTAACGGTACATAAGCAGTCGCTTGAAGGCCTTTTAAAGAATTAGGAACCCAACCAAACAGTTACCAGTATCACTAGAAAAACATACTTACCTGCGCTACAAATGAAAAGTCCTTTTCTATCTgagctttttgttttactgtttccTGGTGAACTGCACTACAACGAATCATGCTGAGCTCATCTTCACCCCAAAATATCTAAGAGAATAAGGAaaccacttttttttattattctgcATTGTCCAAGATAGCATAGGCAACAAAATTGATAGTAAGGCAATTAAGAAGCTTTTTGCGTACCAGGTTATATGGATCATATCTTAAACtataactatttatatttgtatatctCTTTTGGTAAAATAACACACATTAAAGAAGtggccaaaacaaaaattcaagaCTCGAACATATGACATAATAACTAGAGTGAAATCTCACCGAGCTATGCATCTCTGCAGGTTGAGGAAGTCGGCTGATATAAGGGACCCATCGAGACTTCTGATTCAAAAGCAATCAGAGACTaagtcaaaaccaaaacactcACATGAAATGGGAGACTTATTTTAAGTCAATTACTCAAATGTTGATGCCCTAGCTTACTTgacccattttcttctctcttattaGAACAGCAGCAAGCATTCCGATATTCCCAACTTCATTGCTCAATAAAACTCTAATATCCGAGGGGAGCTCATCTGGAGTTATTTGCTGAAATTTTAAGTTAGAACAACACTAATGGCATAAAAAGAATTTCCAATACTTCTTAAGACacatgataacagaaaagCTCGTTTCAGTAGACAACAATATACCGCATTAAAAGGGACTTTCAACATGCAGTCACCAGCATAGATAACTTTGGAGGCGAACAGTGACCTGCTCAGAAGTTGATATAGTTATTAACATGGTTAGTGTATTTGACATTAAAGATAAAGCATCACACCAGGAGACAGCCTCTGGTAGGAAATGAAATTGGTTATTCTCACAATCACTCATTAAACAATCGCATAAAGATGGAAAACAATCAGATTACTAAACAAGACAAAATAACATGATTCAAAGTTGTACAATGTTTCAACTATTGATGACAAGACAGAACCATATTAAAGAACATCAAGACAAGtcatataaaaattaagcTGCCACAGAAGGTATCAACAAAGAATCTGATCATTACATTGAAAGGGAACTATGAATAGAATTATTGAATAGAGAAAATGTGTCTAACAATCCATATTTTAATTGCCGGTAAACAGAAAACCGAGGTACTCGAAAAAcggattttgaaaaatacttgCAAAGTTGCATCTTATTCAAAACATCATCAAGCCCACCTGCCATAGGTGGATTTCCCAATCGAAAGAGTATTAGTTATCTTTGCTCCAGCAATTCGCTCTAACCAGGGTAAGAAGTTATTGTCCAACGAAGCCTAGATATAAAATGGATAAGATGATCGTAAATCCTCTTTTGTGAGAGACATAAAAGTTCTGTACAACATCTTCTTACATCAATTAGCTCCCAAAATCAACAGTCTGTTTGGTTAACTATAGATAGAAGAAGCTAAA from Arabidopsis thaliana chromosome 3, partial sequence includes these protein-coding regions:
- a CDS encoding LisH/CRA/RING-U-box domains-containing protein (LisH/CRA/RING-U-box domains-containing protein; FUNCTIONS IN: molecular_function unknown; INVOLVED IN: biological_process unknown; LOCATED IN: chloroplast; EXPRESSED IN: 24 plant structures; EXPRESSED DURING: 15 growth stages; CONTAINS InterPro DOMAIN/s: Ran binding protein, CRA domain (InterPro:IPR019589), CTLH, C-terminal LisH motif (InterPro:IPR006595), LisH dimerisation motif (InterPro:IPR006594), Ran binding protein-like, CRA domain (InterPro:IPR013144); BEST Arabidopsis thaliana protein match is: LisH/CRA/RING-U-box domains-containing protein (TAIR:AT4G37880.1); Has 813 Blast hits to 810 proteins in 190 species: Archae - 0; Bacteria - 0; Metazoa - 347; Fungi - 254; Plants - 147; Viruses - 0; Other Eukaryotes - 65 (source: NCBI BLink).); the protein is MEIDSATNGNSDTVMTESAATITPSPVVVSSSRSNQFTESLKLEHQLLRVPFEHYKKTIRTNHRSFEKEVSTIVNGVGELADSDWSKDDTVSRLTCLVTRLQGLKRKLEEGSNVENLQAQRCRARIDHLDSVDVENITEWNNTKLKRILVDYMLRMSYFETATKLSESSNIMDLVDIDIFREAKKVIDALKNREVASALTWCADNKTRLKKSKSKFEFQLRLQEFIELVRVDTAESYKKAIQYARKHLASWGTTHMKELQHVLATLAFKSTTECSKYKVLFELRQWDVLVDQFKQEFCKLYGMTMEPLLNIYLQAGLSALKTP
- a CDS encoding LisH/CRA/RING-U-box domains-containing protein (LisH/CRA/RING-U-box domains-containing protein; FUNCTIONS IN: molecular_function unknown; INVOLVED IN: biological_process unknown; LOCATED IN: chloroplast; EXPRESSED IN: 24 plant structures; EXPRESSED DURING: 15 growth stages; CONTAINS InterPro DOMAIN/s: Ran binding protein, CRA domain (InterPro:IPR019589), CTLH, C-terminal LisH motif (InterPro:IPR006595), LisH dimerisation motif (InterPro:IPR006594), Ran binding protein-like, CRA domain (InterPro:IPR013144); BEST Arabidopsis thaliana protein match is: LisH/CRA/RING-U-box domains-containing protein (TAIR:AT4G37880.1); Has 891 Blast hits to 870 proteins in 200 species: Archae - 0; Bacteria - 0; Metazoa - 367; Fungi - 300; Plants - 157; Viruses - 0; Other Eukaryotes - 67 (source: NCBI BLink).), whose product is MEIDSATNGNSDTVMTESAATITPSPVVVSSSRSNQFTESLKLEHQLLRVPFEHYKKTIRTNHRSFEKEVSTIVNGVGELADSDWSKDDTVSRLTCLVTRLQGLKRKLEEGSNVENLQAQRCRARIDHLDSVDVENITEWNNTKLKRILVDYMLRMSYFETATKLSESSNIMDLVDIDIFREAKKVIDALKNREVASALTWCADNKTRLKKSKSKFEFQLRLQEFIELVRVDTAESYKKAIQYARKHLASWGTTHMKELQHVLATLAFKSTTECSKYKVLFELRQWDVLVDQFKQEFCKLYGMTMEPLLNIYLQAGLSALKTPYGLEEGCTKEDPLSQENFRKLALPLPFSKQHHSKLVCYISKELMDTENPPQVLPNGYVYSTKALKEMAEKNGGKITCPRTGLVCNYTELVKAYIS
- a CDS encoding SET domain-containing protein (SET domain-containing protein; CONTAINS InterPro DOMAIN/s: SET domain (InterPro:IPR001214); BEST Arabidopsis thaliana protein match is: Rubisco methyltransferase family protein (TAIR:AT3G07670.1); Has 1136 Blast hits to 1133 proteins in 187 species: Archae - 0; Bacteria - 0; Metazoa - 243; Fungi - 329; Plants - 401; Viruses - 0; Other Eukaryotes - 163 (source: NCBI BLink).), translating into MLFCISTVKLFGFQQRRNVSSLAKRFSLAGKLTLELQTQASLDNNFLPWLERIAGAKITNTLSIGKSTYGRSLFASKVIYAGDCMLKVPFNAQITPDELPSDIRVLLSNEVGNIGMLAAVLIREKKMGQKSRWVPYISRLPQPAEMHSSIFWGEDELSMIRCSAVHQETVKQKAQIEKDFSFVAQAFKQHCPIVTERPDLEDFMYAYALVGSRAWENSKRISLIPFADFMNHDGLSASIVLRDEDNQLSEVTADRNYSPGDEVFIKYGEFSNATLMLDFGFTFPYNIHDEVQIQMDVPNDDPLRNMKLGLLQTHHTRTVKDINIFHSSCDTFTIKEVKSAIGKGKGIPQSLRAFARVLCCIIPQELNDLSKEAAQNDGRLARLPFKDGNRELEAHKILLSHINRLIEDHSVCIKEMEECYFVSQRFAVRRQMARDLLYGELRVLRSAAEWLNHYCTTLLSETM
- a CDS encoding SET domain-containing protein, with protein sequence MLKVPFNAQITPDELPSDIRVLLSNEVGNIGMLAAVLIREKKMGQKSRWVPYISRLPQPAEMHSSIFWGEDELSMIRCSAVHQETVKQKAQIEKDFSFVAQAFKQHCPIVTERPDLEDFMYAYALVGSRAWENSKRISLIPFADFMNHDGLSASIVLRDEDNQLSEVTADRNYSPGDEVFIKYGEFSNATLMLDFGFTFPYNIHDEVQIQMDVPNDDPLRNMKLGLLQTHHTRTVKDINIFHSSCDTFTIKEVKSAIGKGKGIPQSLRAFARVLCCIIPQELNDLSKEAAQNDGRLARLPFKDGNRELEAHKILLSHINRLIEDHSVCIKEMEECYFVSQRFAVRRQMARDLLYGELRVLRSAAEWLNHYCTTLLSETM
- a CDS encoding SET domain-containing protein, which produces MLAAVLIREKKMGQKSRWVPYISRLPQPAEMHSSIFWGEDELSMIRCSAVHQETVKQKAQIEKDFSFVAQAFKQHCPIVTERPDLEDFMYAYALVGSRAWENSKRISLIPFADFMNHDGLSASIVLRDEDNQLSEVTADRNYSPGDEVFIKYGEFSNATLMLDFGFTFPYNIHDEVQIQMDVPNDDPLRNMKLGLLQTHHTRTVKDINIFHSSCDTFTIKEVKSAIGKGKGIPQSLRAFARVLCCIIPQELNDLSKEAAQNDGRLARLPFKDGNRELEAHKILLSHINRLIEDHSVCIKEMEECYFVSQRFAVRRQMARDLLYGELRVLRSAAEWLNHYCTTLLSETM
- a CDS encoding SET domain-containing protein (SET domain-containing protein; CONTAINS InterPro DOMAIN/s: SET domain (InterPro:IPR001214); BEST Arabidopsis thaliana protein match is: Rubisco methyltransferase family protein (TAIR:AT3G07670.1); Has 35333 Blast hits to 34131 proteins in 2444 species: Archae - 798; Bacteria - 22429; Metazoa - 974; Fungi - 991; Plants - 531; Viruses - 0; Other Eukaryotes - 9610 (source: NCBI BLink).) — protein: MLAAVLIREKKMGQKSRWVPYISRLPQPAEMHSSIFWGEDELSMIRCSAVHQETVKQKAQIEKDFSFVAQAFKQHCPIVTERPDLEDFMYAYALVGSRAWENSKRISLIPFADFMNHDGLSASIVLRDEDNQLSEFSTLQVTADRNYSPGDEVFIKYGEFSNATLMLDFGFTFPYNIHDEVQIQMDVPNDDPLRNMKLGLLQTHHTRTVKDINIFHSSCDTFTIKEVKSAIGKGKGIPQSLRAFARVLCCIIPQELNDLSKEAAQNDGRLARLPFKDGNRELEAHKILLSHINRLIEDHSVCIKEMEECYFVSQRFAVRRQMARDLLYGELRVLRSAAEWLNHYCTTLLSETM